The genome window GCTGACACCGTAACGGCCATACGAATCGATCTCGTGTATGTCGGTATGAACTTCGCTCCCGGGGCCTGGAAGTACGCGATTCCGGCCCTGCTCGCTGCGCCGTTCGCGTTGCTCTTTAGCGCGACGGTGAGCCTCATCGCCCTCGCGGTGGGGGCCGGCACGCTCGCGTTCTTCCGCGATCCCGACCGCACCCCGCCGCCGACGGGCGTCGTCTCGCCGGCCGACGGGACCGTTTCCGTCCTCCGCGAGGAGGGCGACCGGGTCCGACTCGGCGTCTTCATGAACGTCTGGCACGTCCACGTCGTCCGCTCGCCGTTCGACGCGTCGGTGACCGACGTCGAGCACGTCTCGGGCGCCAATCGGCCGGCGTTCTCGAAGGAGTCCGATCGGAACGAACGGGTCCACGTTCGCTGTGAGACCGAGTCGTCGAACCTCCCCGCGTCCGAGAACGGGGAGGGCGACTCGAGTAGCGCGGACGCCGAGGATCCACACTCGAAGCCCGACGAGCCGCACAGCGACGCCGAAGTGACGCTGATCGCCGGCGCCTTCGCCCGCCGGATCTTCCCCTACGTCGAACGCGGCGACGGGGTCGAGCGCGGCGAGCGGCTCGGCCACATCGCGTTCGGGAGTCGGGTCGACGTGCTCTTTCCGCCGGAGGTCGACCTCGAGGATATTTCGGTGGCGAAAGGCGACTCGATGACCGCCGGCGAGACGGTGGTGCTCGAGTCCGGGCCCGCGGCCGGTGGCGAGATCGATCTCGGTGCCGAGTCCGACGTGGACGTCGGTGGGCTCGAGGACGAGGGCGGCGACGAGTCGCCCGCCTAGTTCGCTGTGATTCGCCGGTTCAAACTGCGTAAATAGTCTCAAATCCCGTTTTGCTGCTGATGACAAAGCCTAAGTTGACAATCCTGTTAGGAGTATCTCAGTAACAATGGGACAATTAGCGCGGAAATTAATGCGGGAAGACGAGAAGGAGAATTACGATGCGTACGTTGCTATGGGAGAAATCCAGTTCGACGAAGAACTCTTTCGAGAATAATAGTCCTTCTACTACTGGATACAAGACCGGATATTTCCACGCAAGCGCTTCGTAGGGAACACAGAGTACGTTTCACGAACTGGTCTCGGAATTCGTTTCAGAGATGAGTTCTCCCGGTGACGGTATTTCGCTCACAGATTTGTTTAGTACGTCGAGGACCTCCTCCGCCTGGAACTCACGGTATCGCTCTTTTCCCGTCGTCTCTCGGATTATCCCGTCGCTCTCTAACCGGTCGATGGCGCTGTTCGTGGCAGGGTAGCTTCTATCGATCAACTCGGCGGCTCTCGAGACGGTGAAGACGGGTTCCTCGAAGATCGCATCGATGAGCTCCGTGACGGAGGGGCGTGCATCTCGATACTGGCGTTCGTACTGGTCTCGGAGATTCAAGATCAGCTTCGCTCGACTAAACGCCTCGTCGGCTTGTTCCCTGATCCCCCGCAAAAAGAACAGCAGCCAGTCTTCCCAGCGGTCCTCTTCGCTGACCGCCAGCAGTAAGTCGGTGTACTCGTCCCTGTTTCGTCGAATGTAGGAACTCAGGTAGAACAGCGGATACATCAGTATGTCCGCGGCGAGTAGCATCAGGACGATGAGCAACCGACCGACGCGGCCGTTCCCGTCCAGAAACGGGTGTATCGTTTCGATCTGGTAGTGGAGGACGCCGATATCGATCAGATCGGGATATTCGCCCGCCGACTGCATATACTCCTCGAAGTTCTCCATTTTTCCGGTGGCGATTTCCGGTTTCGGCGGGACGAACCGTATCTGTCGACCGAAATTGAGATCCTCCTCGATCCAGACGTACTGATCCCGATACTCGCCCGGGCGGGGATCTTCGTCGTCCGTTCGTCCCGATTCCATCAGCGACTCATGTAACGACTTGAGAAGTTCGTTCGAGAGATGCTCCCGCGAGCGACCGCTTTCACGGAGCTCGTCGGCCGCTTCCTGTAGCGCACGCACGTAATTCCGAGCTTCTCGCACGTCCTTCGAGTCTGCGTCCTTCCGCAGCATATCCGAGACGGTGACCTGCGTCCCTTCGACCTGCGACGATTGCTCCGCCTCCTTGAAGACGAACAATCCGAGTGCCGTGTCGGGATTCTCAATTTCACTGAGAAACCCGTCCAGCCGTCCCAATGAGTGCATCGCACGGCCGTGTGCCCGAACCACGTCTGCCGAAAGCTCGAGTTCCGGAGGGAGATCGTTCGGGAGATAGAACTTCGCCGCGGGAAGCTTGGCCGCGCTGTCGGCGGGTAAGTACTTCCCGGGCGCGGGCTCGTCCACGAGATAGCCCTCTTTCATTAGGACAGTTCAGGGCCGATATAGTGAAAAGGATTCCGGGATTCGTTACATTAGATGGCGGGAGACCCCGCTGAGTAAAGGCTGTACTCGAGTGCTTACTTGAGCGGGCGGCTCTCGAGGCTGCGGTAACGCTGTGGGCTGTGGCTTAATCGAGAGGGTGAGTTCTGGATCTAAGAAAAGGATACGCTCGATTCGTTAATTGAGAGACCGAATCCAAACGCTAAGTAAAGGCTGTGTTCGAGGGGGTAACTGAGTGAACGGCTCAGACTGTCTCTGGATAATGCCGGTGAGAGAGTACTAACAGTCGACGTAGCGGGAACTCAGATGGGGGACACATGGGATCGGGGGACGAGCAGGTTCGAGTCAGTGACCGCGTGAAACGCGAACTCGGGCGGCGAACACGAGCGACCGAGAGCTACAACAACGTCCTCGAACGGATATCGGAAGATACCGGGGACGATTTCGCCGATGGATTCGGGATTCTCTCGGGCGAACAGGCCGATCGCCTCGGTGGGCAGCGCAACTGACAGCTACGCTCGTCCGATGTCGAGCGACGAGTGACCGATCGGGGTGTCGACGTCGATTTTGCTATCGGTCTCGAGATACCAACCCAACGCGTTGATTTCGTCCTCCAGTCCGACTTCACCCCCCTGATCTCGGCGTCGGCCGCGTCGATTGCGGTCGCTCTCTGGGCGAGGAATTCGTCGATTTACAGCGCTTCGATACGCGACCGGACGAGGGCCATGAATTCGTCGGGATCGGCCGGTTTGGTGAAAAAGTCGTTCGCGTCGAGCTCGTCCGGCTCGAGAGAGACGTATTCCTCGGGCACGCTGGTCAAGACGGTCACTCGAAGGTGTTCCAGTTCGGGATCGCTTCGAATTTCGTCGAGGACCTGCGTGCCGTCTACTTGCGGCAGGTTCAGGTCGAGCAGCACGATGTCCGGGCGCGGAACGTCCGCGAATTCGTCCCGTCGGTGGAGGAAGTCGAGCGCTTCCCGCCCGTCTCTCGCGATATGAAGGGTACTGTCGGTCCCTTGGAGCGCCTCTTCGACCAGCCGAACGTCGCCGGGATTGTCTTCGACCAAGAGAATCTCCGCGCTCTCCGCAGCCCCTTCACCCATGTCACCGGGTTCGGGCTATACGGCCAAAAGGACGCCTCTCGGTTCGCTCGAGTTCGTCTGCGTTTCAGCGCTCCATCCCAGTTTAGCGGAATTTCTCGTTTTCCTGTCTCACAAGTTTTCTTAGCGCTCCTGTAACGCCCGTTCGTACCGCCATCTCTGGGGCGGTATCGGCCGGAACGAGCTGTAGGGACTCCGTTTCGACGTCCCGCCAGACGAGTGGATCCTGCTAGTTGGATGTATTGGGGACTCGACAACTGTAGTTGTCAAATACGCCTCGAGGGGTATCAGTGAAGTCGTAGCCGTGAGCGTATGCGACATCTACGAGACGACCGACTGATCGTCTACGCACTGTCATTGCTCGCTCGGGAGTAGACCAGGACGGAGAACGAAGACTGGGCCGTGTCGCCGAGAGTCGTTGCTCACTCTGCGTTAGCGAGGAGACGAGGGTCGAAAACGTACCAGACGATCGTCGTCGGGAGTCCAAATAGCAACGCTCTCGAGACGCTCGGAGAGCCGAATATCATGCCCACAAGTAGGAAGGCCATCGTGCCCGATACCCCCATGAGTAACGCGACCTGTAGTCGAGAGAGGTTGTCGACCATCGTATTTCGCTGCTTCATATACTTTTCAATGGATTGTAATACTATCGACTACGTTCCCGAATCAAAAGCCGAAGTAGCGTCAACACTGCTGTCAACACACGGGCGCCGCAAACGACAGATCCGAATCAGCGACCGCGTGAAACGCGAACTTGATCGACCGTCACTCGTCCTCGCTTGTCCACTTTGAGCGTAAGTTCCTCGCCGGCGCCCGCCTCAAACGAGCCGTTTCCCATTTGTGATTACCGTATTCCCACTACTACGCTGACACCAATGGCCCTTACGTCCCTTTTTAACGCGGGTGACTGGAGATCGTGGCTTGAGGGTCGTTTCTGCAGTCCGTACTTGTCGTTCTGTTTGGTCAGGTGCGCGTTCGGATTGTTGTCTAATTATATATAAATAAAGCAATATAATTTTGGTTATCGGAATGACAGACTACCCATTTAATCGCTGGGTGTCGCCAAGGCAACAGTGCCAAAAAATTACAGCGTCTCACCCCCATCTCCGCACGTAGAACTCCAGTTGAAGCACACGAAATGGTGGTTAGATCGAAAGCATGAGATTAGTCATCTTACTTCCACTGTACGTGCCGTCAAGTATCCTGCTAAGTATGTATCTTGTGTGAAAGCAGGGAGAAATAGAATCACTAACTGGTTTTATTTAGAACCCTGCTTTTTCTAATTGTATCTTATCACCTCTCATCTCAAACCTTACTTTTGAGGAATCCCACTCCTTGATCTCTTTAACTATCCCTTTTATTTCCCCCTCGTATTTTGTCGTGGACATCATCGTCTTTGACGATCTACTTTCGTTAGGGATGCCTTTGGATTCGTTATATATTTTCAGTGCTCTAATTGAGGGGCTATCATCAATCCATTTCTGTATTTTAACAAGATCATCCTGCTCTACCAACATGGCTTCTTCAAACCAAACCTCTACTTCTTTCGTTGGCTTTTCGTTACCATATGCAATTACACCGTCTCCGCCCCATTTCTCGACATTCAGCATCGCAAGGTCTGCTTTTTCAGTGATCTCACC of Haloterrigena sp. KLK7 contains these proteins:
- a CDS encoding protein sorting system archaetidylserine decarboxylase, with translation MNFAPGAWKYAIPALLAAPFALLFSATVSLIALAVGAGTLAFFRDPDRTPPPTGVVSPADGTVSVLREEGDRVRLGVFMNVWHVHVVRSPFDASVTDVEHVSGANRPAFSKESDRNERVHVRCETESSNLPASENGEGDSSSADAEDPHSKPDEPHSDAEVTLIAGAFARRIFPYVERGDGVERGERLGHIAFGSRVDVLFPPEVDLEDISVAKGDSMTAGETVVLESGPAAGGEIDLGAESDVDVGGLEDEGGDESPA
- a CDS encoding Fic/DOC family N-terminal domain-containing protein gives rise to the protein MDEPAPGKYLPADSAAKLPAAKFYLPNDLPPELELSADVVRAHGRAMHSLGRLDGFLSEIENPDTALGLFVFKEAEQSSQVEGTQVTVSDMLRKDADSKDVREARNYVRALQEAADELRESGRSREHLSNELLKSLHESLMESGRTDDEDPRPGEYRDQYVWIEEDLNFGRQIRFVPPKPEIATGKMENFEEYMQSAGEYPDLIDIGVLHYQIETIHPFLDGNGRVGRLLIVLMLLAADILMYPLFYLSSYIRRNRDEYTDLLLAVSEEDRWEDWLLFFLRGIREQADEAFSRAKLILNLRDQYERQYRDARPSVTELIDAIFEEPVFTVSRAAELIDRSYPATNSAIDRLESDGIIRETTGKERYREFQAEEVLDVLNKSVSEIPSPGELISETNSETSS
- a CDS encoding antitoxin VapB family protein → MGSGDEQVRVSDRVKRELGRRTRATESYNNVLERISEDTGDDFADGFGILSGEQADRLGGQRN
- a CDS encoding response regulator, which codes for MGEGAAESAEILLVEDNPGDVRLVEEALQGTDSTLHIARDGREALDFLHRRDEFADVPRPDIVLLDLNLPQVDGTQVLDEIRSDPELEHLRVTVLTSVPEEYVSLEPDELDANDFFTKPADPDEFMALVRSRIEAL
- a CDS encoding GGDEF domain-containing protein produces the protein MVDEHNVVSYGYIDLDGFSEINNEHGHTFGDKIIEEVVKFGRRFSDSKWEFNREYGQGDEFLMVLPDEDKESAVEVMEEFLKKLRSLRPEGQVVTASIGVATLPEDGANEGEITEKADLAMLNVEKWGGDGVIAYGNEKPTKEVEVWFEEAMLVEQDDLVKIQKWIDDSPSIRALKIYNESKGIPNESRSSKTMMSTTKYEGEIKGIVKEIKEWDSSKVRFEMRGDKIQLEKAGF